The Sporanaerobacter acetigenes DSM 13106 genome contains the following window.
ATTGAGGTATTGTTTACTAATGGCTGAATTGAGCCTAAAAAGCACACGGTCACTAAAATAGCTACTAAAAACAACTTCAATTTTCTTTTCATTTTGCTCTTCCTTTCCAATGAATTTTTTATATTTTTTTGAAATAAGATAATAGTAAAATACATTTCATCATATGCTGATACGCAAAACTTCTGATTTCATTACATTTTTCTTTTTTATTATTTCACTTATCCCCACATCACCTCTATTCCCCAAATGCTATAAATTCGAAAATATAACTCTTTCAAATAAATTATATACAACAATTTTCATATAATTCTGCGTTAATCCTTAAGGTTTTCTTAAGAATTTACACGGGATAGAATTATTTCGTTAATGACATATGCTTACAAACGGTAAATCTATAATAGATTTACCGTTTGTAAGCATATAGTACTAATAATCATTAATACATAATTATCTTTTATGTAATGTATTTTCTCACGTAGTCTATAAACCGCTCATTCTTGCCCGTTTAATAAATTCCTTATTTTGTGTTCATAACTATGTATTAACATCATTTTAAGATTAAATCACAGAATCGAACTGTTCCTCTGCAAATCCAATTTGAAAAATTCCATCTATTTTATGAATATCCTGTATAAATTCATTTATATTGATATTACTAGGTAATTTAATTTGAATAAAAGCTGTTATTATGGTATCATCACTATCCATTAGGAAAATATCTTTTATACTAATATTATATATTCCTAACAAAATCCCAATATCACCAATAATGCCTGGCCTATTGTTTGCAGTTATCTCCAAAGTCCTATAATTTGTTTTAAGAACCTTTTTTTCAAAAGATCTTAGACTTACCAATGTTATAAGTACAATTCCTGTAGTCACTAATCCTCCTAAATAATATCCATTACCAATAGCTAATCCAATGCCGGCACAAACCCATAAACTAGCAGCTGTAGTAAGTCCTTTTATATGACTGCCAGTTCTTAAAATAGTACCAGCACCTAAAAAACCTATGCCACTTATTACTTGAGAAGCTAATCTAGCTGGATCACCAAGGTATAAACCAGTTGTCACATCATAAAAGCCATCTATAGATACTAGCATGATTAATGTTGAGCCAACCGTTACTAAAATATGAGTTCTAAGTCCTGCTGGTCTATTATTTGCTTCCCTTTCTAATCCAATCAGTCCCCCAATTATAGCTGATAATATAAGTCTTAATATTATTTGATTTTGATTGGTCATAAGATATTATCCTTTCTTAATTTTTTATTTTAATGAAAGTTTTTAAAACTTTCTATTTATATTTTTGCTTTATGCAGTTTTTATTTATTAATGTCTATAATTGAAATTTTACTTTTTTCATCTACTTTAAGTATTTTGGGTTCTACACTTTTATAAGCAGTTTCACGATTTATATTTTCATCATTTTCTAAAATAATTCCACTAGAAAAAATAGTGATTAAACTATCATTAAAAAATTTATGATAACCTTTAAATTCTGCTTCATGTCCTCGCACAAATAAATCAAACCCTATTAAATCCTTAAATTCTTCAAAATGCTCTTCTGAAAATCGAAATCTTCCATTATCTTCCCTTAAATCTTTCCCATTAATGCTTAGATCACTCCACATCATATTATCCACTATGGTCTTATTTAGATTATCTACTATTTCCTTATTGGTTAAATCTGATATGCTATTTATGTAATAGTAGTATCTATCTCTATCTTTTTTATATCTTGGCAAACCACCATGAGTAGCCATTACAATATTTTTATTACAAATAAAAACTATATTGCATAAGCTATCAAAAAATCTTGAATAAATTTCTATAATATCAGACTTAATTGTTTTATTTACATCTGTAAGATGATATAGATAATGATAAAACCAGTCATCTTTATCGTCTTCTTCTGGAACTCTAACCCAGGAGACAACTTCTCCATCCTTTATAGAACCTC
Protein-coding sequences here:
- a CDS encoding metallophosphoesterase family protein, which gives rise to MKSYMDVIDFINNTKLNLENQYYSTGEELKKDFFKINSLVWKDLNDLFYEDLSNVYEIHKYLVDEVCKIHEEEYDDYNSRILKENINIKKIENELKDGKRAFNIYSLNEEGFEYYLIGDIHSDTISIKRVLEKVDFFNRIVNKEKIRLVFLGDYVDRGKKHLECLQYILSLKYIFSENVYILRGNHDGGSIKDGEVVSWVRVPEEDDKDDWFYHYLYHLTDVNKTIKSDIIEIYSRFFDSLCNIVFICNKNIVMATHGGLPRYKKDRDRYYYYINSISDLTNKEIVDNLNKTIVDNMMWSDLSINGKDLREDNGRFRFSEEHFEEFKDLIGFDLFVRGHEAEFKGYHKFFNDSLITIFSSGIILENDENINRETAYKSVEPKILKVDEKSKISIIDINK
- a CDS encoding MgtC/SapB family protein, giving the protein MTNQNQIILRLILSAIIGGLIGLEREANNRPAGLRTHILVTVGSTLIMLVSIDGFYDVTTGLYLGDPARLASQVISGIGFLGAGTILRTGSHIKGLTTAASLWVCAGIGLAIGNGYYLGGLVTTGIVLITLVSLRSFEKKVLKTNYRTLEITANNRPGIIGDIGILLGIYNISIKDIFLMDSDDTIITAFIQIKLPSNININEFIQDIHKIDGIFQIGFAEEQFDSVI